Genomic segment of Eupeodes corollae chromosome 2, idEupCoro1.1, whole genome shotgun sequence:
ggcAACAATCTCAACGTTTAGAAACGAGAAAAGTTAGAAGAAGaacaaaccaaacaaattgACATAATAGAATGACAGACGTCGTGCCTACTACACAGTAATGAATAAAACACACATATTCTGCGTGCAGCAATAGTATCGTACCCATTTCAgtgtttcaatgttttttgtattccattatAAGTCAAATTcgtattttcctttttgacatcacgctgagttcttccgattatgtcaatatcatcagcgtatgctagtaattggacagacttttgaaagatagtgtctctagtgttgacgtgtattctttcaagcacgatgttaaaaaaatcacatgacagcgcatctccttgtctaaaaccttttttgacatcgaaaggttctgttaagttgtttccaacctttattgaGCAGCGAGAACTCtccgtcattctgcacaaacggacgagtttggcagggatgccaaaactagacatggctctatacagcttgctcctgtggatgctgtcatatgtgggtgtcgatttggtgttcttgagttttttccaggatctgcggtaatgtgaatatttgctATGCATAATTCATAATTTCATAAGGCGCTTACCATCATTTAGCGGGAACAGCTGAATATTAAGCTCCAGCCAGAATTCAGCTacattttgagttaaaaaaaaatcccgctatattctaccagaattctggtacatttttaccagaaaacaaaattaatggtATATTCTACCAAAGTTCTGGTGGATTCTACcaggaaaaaaagaatttcctGGTATATGCTACCACAAAtctggtacatttttaccaggaGAAAAAAATGCTCCTGGTATATTCTATCAGAATAAGAGGTTTATTCCCGGTataatttttaccaggaaaaaaattcTCCTGCtgtattctaccagaattctttaacatttttaccAGGAATTCTAGTACATTTTTACGAGgaacaaaaatattcctggATTCTGGTACATCATTACCATtattaccaggaaaaaaatattcctgataTATTCTACCAGAAATCTGGTGTATTTTACCAGAAATTCTTTGAAATATcttctggtaaaatttaccagGATTTTCTGGATAAATTAACCGGGAAACCAGTTCACCGGtaccagatttttttttttttttgagtgtacagttttatactttatttaaatgttttgaatatgaaaacgaaaataaattgagtttcgagtacatttaagttttattttaaaatgattttagaaataatattaacaCAGTTATACATCAATAATTATAGTTATTATGCagataaatatataatatgatTGCTTTTTCTGTACGAAATACACGTTTTTATCCTGGTCGGTCACACAGCTTTGAATCATAAGACGATTTTATTTCAGTTGAAGGCATACACAGCTTAGAGatcatatataataatataacaacaataataaattaagtatatattaaaataagtattattttgttcatatttataaaaacatttaaatcatcTAAGCAAGAAGGCTATAATAAGTCGTAGTTAATTGTTATTAGTTAGTTATACATAAAACAGTTGAATTTCGTTGGAACAGAATGGAACTAAGTTTATTATCGCGTTGTATTTTGGCTCAGCACATCCTGGGCGTGTTTAGGGGGGTTTTGCTTGCATTCCATTTAGATAATTTAACTTTCTTTTCATATCAAGGccttatttttacttatttagccattttttgcatttgttttctttgttcgGACATAGACTGTTCAGCTCTATCGGCCTTATGGATTAACATATCCAATTTGTCTAGATGGGAAGTCATTTTGCCTTGAATGTCAAGCGAGGCATTTCTCATCATGGACACTCGGCCTTGTTGcttttgaatttcttcaagATTGTCAATGGCATCATTGATATCACCACCAGCTGATACGTCGCCTGTTGTACCACGGCGACTGCTTGATGAGGAGGAAGCAGTTTCATCAACAGATTGCCCTCTGAACATAGTGGTTATACTGCCGCGGGCGGATTGCTTTAAtcgattgattttcgactgcgTCGCTGATAGAATACTATTTAGCTCGTCTAATTTTCCACCGG
This window contains:
- the LOC129945808 gene encoding uncharacterized protein LOC129945808, translating into MAEGTYEFECMRAELLGIAKPDQEEFEKALAERQKAEQDEIEALEASALEKDDESLQNTGGKLDELNSILSATQSKINRLKQSARGSITTMFRGQSVDETASSSSSSRRGTTGDVSAGGDINDAIDNLEEIQKQQGRVSMMRNASLDIQGKMTSHLDKLDMLIHKADRAEQSMSEQRKQMQKMAK